The Clostridium botulinum BKT015925 genome includes the window ATGTCAATGCTTTATTAGTTTTAATTATTGCAGCATCTACAAGATTATTATCTCTACTAGTATTAACTTTAACAAATCTATAAACTATTCCAATTGTATCATTAGGAACTTTACCACCATATTGAGTAGCTGGTTGAACCACAGGTTTTCCTAATAACTTAGAATCATTTGCTGAAATAACATGATTGCAAGTTAATCCATATTCAATTCCATCTTGTGAAACTAAACATCCTAATGTTCCCCCTTGCAATCCATCAATACCTATAGAGTATCCTCCTGATACTGGTCGCACCTTATTTCTAAGTGAACATGTTGAGGTAATACCACTTTCAACAACATCGGTAGGAATTCCCCTGTAGGTTGCTGGAATTAACTCTTGTTCTGGTATTTCATTTGAAGGTAATTTATTAGTTACAAATACAGTAATACACTTCTGCAACACACAACATTCTTTTCTTATTTTATAACCTAACCCTACTCCTATTACATTAGCTTTACTAAAAAAATATCTATATTCACAATCACAAATACAAGAAATAATTTTGTTTATATTACAACAATTAATCATTTTTATCACCTAAATTTTTAATACATCATATTACATCATATTAAATTAGATACTGAATTGATTATTGTTAATTTAATAATTTTCAGTTTTTTCTACAAAATTTTTCATGATTAATATATTATAAAAAACATAAAAGTTTTCATTTTATTAAAATTGGACTAGTTTACTGATGACAAAATATCTGTTAAAATAAATCTTATAATAAATGTATATAAAGTCATAAACTAAAATAGGAGTATGATAACTAATGGGTAAAAACAAATTTAATAATAAATTTAGTAACTTAGAAAGCACTGAAAATACACAAAAATATGTAAAAGAAATGTATGATCTTGCTGAAAAACATGAAAAAAGAAGCGTAATGTCCTTCTTAGCAATAGGAATTCCTATTGCAGTTATATTAATCTTTACTTTGGTTCAAATGATTTCATTTTCAGTACATTCATCTAAAAATGAAACAAAACAAATAGCTTCTAAAACAGATTCTATAAAAAAAGATACTGCAAAAAATCAACCAAGCAGTCCTACAAAAAAGGATGATAAAAAAGCAACTCCTACTGTTACTCAATTAAATACTAGATTATTTGATTATTTAAAGCTATCTGAAAAACGAGCTGTTTCATATTATAGAGCAAAACAACTAAATAATAAAAGTGAAAAAGGACTTGCATCTATTTTTATAGCTCAAGTTTTAAGAGATAATGGTTATAAAATAGACAATTCGGTAATTAATACTGCAAGTCTTGTAAAAACATTACAAAAAGATGGTTGGAAAATTATATCTGACTACAAACAACTTCAAAAAGGAGATATATGCTTTACTACAGCACATGGTTCTAGTGGCCCTCCTGCTCACACTTACTTCTTTATGAGTTGGGTTAAGGAAGGTAAAACTGATTCTGCATATGTTGCTGATAGTCAAGTTGCAGAATATAACAATACTTATCATACAAGAAATATTTCTTCTACAACACCTACGAAAGAAAAATTTAGTTTCTTCATGAGAAAACAATAATTTATAATATATATATTCAAGACGTTAATATACTTTATTAACGTCTTTTTATTTAAAATTTAATATTTTTAAAAATATATAAACTAATTTTAACTTCACCTTATATTAATTATGTAACTTTTTATCTGAAAAACTCATATAATGTATAAGCAAGAAACTTCTTGACTATTTTTAAAAGGTGATATGTATGTTAACAAATGCAGTTGAACCTACTCTTTCTGCATCGCCTTTAAATGGTGATGGGTATGTTGAAGTAACTAATGATGGATCTTTTACTGCAACACTATATGTTGAATATCTTTACAACGGTAAATATTATCCTATTAACAGCGGTCTTTTTGCTACAGGAACATCAAAACAGATTATCCTCCCTCAAGGTGCTACAAATATCTTCGTCTTAGTCCAAATTGCAAATGGTCTTGCTCAATTTACTCCTGTTTATAACTACAATTTTGATAACTCTCGTATATTAAAATTAAAAATTTCAGGCACTACTTTTAACCAATCATGTAATGATATTACTAATGATCCTAACTATCCTTCCACTACTCCTCCTCAATTTTATGTTTCAATAAAAAATTCCGGTGGATTTATAGCAAGATTCCGTATAAAATACACTTTTAATAGTAAAGAATATAAACTTGATAGTGAAGTCTTTACTTTAGAAATGACTAGACGTGTTATATTACCTCCAAAATCTACAAATATTTTTGTATTAGTAGAAATTTTTAATGGTTTGAAATGGTTTCCTTTATATAACAATAATTTCGCTACTCCTAAAACTTTACAAATGCAATTATATGGAACAATATTCTCCCCTCAATATAAAATTCTACCAAATACGCCTAGTGTAGGTGATTCTCCTGCCCCTAAAATGCTAGTAGTTCAGTATCCCGATAAATCAGAAGTATACTCTGGAGAAGTAGTTGTAGTTGTTACTAACGTCTCAAATCTAGGTACTGCTACTGCTTCAAAAGTTTCTTTATTGTCAACGCTTCCAGCTAATGCAACTTTTATTCCAGGTTCTTTAAATATAAACAATACTTCAACTTCTGATATCGAATTTCCAACCACAGGTATTCCCCTTGGTGATATAGGTATAAATAATACTGTAATAGTAACTTACCAACTAACTTTTAAAGCTACCGCATCAACAAATACTCTTAAATCTCCTATCGTAAACTATATATCAAGTGATAATAATAATTCCAATAGTCCAATAGTAACATTTACAGGTATAGCAACACCACTAACAGTAAAAGTAAACTCAAACAACTCTGGTTGTTGCAATTGTTGTTGTTGTTGTACCCCTAAATTTAATACGTGTAGTTAAAATTCTAAACGTATAAACTTATTAGCATCGTACCAATGTAAAAAGTCTCCACTTGACTGGAGACTTTTTAATATTCATATCTTATTTATAATTATTTTAATATAGTGCTAAGAGCTTCATAATTTGCTTTTATCGTATATTCAATGTCCTCATCACTATGATCAGTTGATAAAAACAATGCTTCAAATTGAGCTGGAGCTATAAGTACTCCCCTTTTTAACATCTCTCCAAAATACTTAGCATACATTTCTGTATCACACTTTGTTACGTCTTCAAAATTATCTAAAGAACCTTCTGCAAAAAATAAACATAACATAGCCTTAAATCTTACTACTGTTGCCTTTATACCTAGCCTCTTTATGTTTTCCTTAAAGCCTTTTTCTAACTTTATGGCTTTTTCTTCTAACTTATCATATATATCTTTATTTTCTTTAAGAATACTTAAATTTTTATATCCCATGTGCATAGCTAAAGGATTTCCTGATAAAGTTCCAGCTTGATATACAGGTCCAACTGGAGATACGCACTCCATAATTTCTCTCTTTCCACCATAAGCACCTACAGGAAGACCAGCTCCTATTATTTTTCCAAAGCAAGTCATATCTGGCTGTATACCATATACTTCCTGAGCCCCACCATACGCAAGTCTAAATCCTGTTATAACCTCATCAAAAATTAAAACTGATTTATATTCTTTAGTTATTTTTCTTAAAAACTGTAAAAATTCTTTTTTTCCTGGAACAACTCCCATATTTCCTGACACTGGTTCAACTATAACCGCAGCGATTTCATTTCCTTGTTCTTTAAAAATTTTCCTTACTGCTTCTATATCATTATATCTACAAACCAATGTATCTTTAACTGTTCCCTCTGGTACCCCTGGGCTTGTTGGTACTCCAAAAGTTATAGTACCTGATCCAGACTTTACCAATAATGCATCAGAATGTCCATGATAACATCCCTCAAATTTTAATATTTTATTTCTTCCAGTATATCCTCTTGCAACTCTTAATGCACTCATAGTTGCCTCTGTTCCAGAGTTAACCATTCTAACCATATCGACTGATGGATAAGCTTCCGTAATAAGTTTTGCCATTTCAACTTCAATTTTTGTTGGAACTCCATAGCTAGTTCCTCGTCTCAAAGTTTCTTCTATTCCTTCAAATAATGCTTCATTACTATGTCCCAATATAAGTGGTCCCCAAGAACATATATAATCTATGTATTCATTTCCATCTACATCATATATTTTTGATCCTTTTGCTCTATCTATAAATATAGGATTTAATCCAACTGAACCAAAAGCTCTAACAGGACTGTTAACCCCTCCTGGTATATACTTTATGGCTTCTTTAAATATAGCTTCTGATTTAGTATGATTTAGTTCTTTCATTTTCACTACCTCCTAAGCATTCTTGCTGCATCTTTAGCAAAATAAGTTATTATTATATCTGCCCCTGCTCTCTTTATGGAAATTAATGATTCTAAAATGGCACTTTCATCTAAAAGTCCCGCATCTACAGCATTTTTTATCATTGCATATTCTCCACTAACATTATAAGCAGCTACAGGTATGTTAAATGTATCTTTAACTTTTCTTAAAACATCTAAATAAGGAAGTGCAGGCTTTACCATTACTATATCTGCGCCTTCTTCTATATCAAGCTCAGTCTCTCTTATGCCTTCATTAACATTGGCCGGATCCATTTGATATGATTTTCTATCACCAAAAGATGGAGCTGAATCCGCTGCATCTCTAAATGGTCCATAAAAAGCTGATGCATATTTTGCACTATATGACATTATAGGTATATTACAAAATCCTTCTTTGTCTAAAGCTTCTCTTATTGCAGCTATTCTTCCATCCATCATATCTGAAGGTGCTATCATATTTGCTCCTGCTTTTGCTTGGCTTACTGCAATTTTAGCTAAATATTTTAGCGTTTTATCATTATTTACATATCCATCTTCATCTAAAATTCCACAATGTCCATGAGATGTATATTCACACATACAAAGGTCAGTTACAACATACATATCTTTAAATTTACCTTTTATTTCTCTGACCGCTCTTTGAATTATTCCATTATCATCATATGCACCACAACCCACTTCATCTTTTACATCTGGAATTCCAAATAATATTACAGATTTTATACCTAATGATACAAGTTCTTTTATTTCTTCTTCTAGTTTATCTATGGAAAATTGATATTGTCCTTTTAATGATGAAATTTCTTTTTTTATATTTTCTCCTTCAACTACAAATAAAGGATATATAAAATCATTCATATTTAAAGTTGTTTCTCTAACTAAATCTCTTATTACTCTATTAACTCTTAAACGTCTAGGTCTTTTTACAATATTCATCTATTCTCTTCCTTTCAAAAACTAAATTCTAAAGCCTAGTATAGTAGCTTTACTATCCTCTTATTAAAGTTTTAATAATTCCTTCTATTGTATATTCTTCTGCTTCATTATAAACCTTAAGGCCAAAATCTTCTATAGTCTTTGAAGTTATAGGTCCTATTGAAACTAATTTTGTATCCTTTAATTTTTCTATATTTTGTTTTCCCATTATTTCAATAAAATTTTTTACTGTAGATGAACTTGTAAATGTTATATAATCTATATTTTTGTTGTTTAATAAATTAATTATATCATCTTTATTGCCTGAACCTTTTATAGTATTATAAATTTTGACTTCTGTAACATTACAAAGTTTATTTAATTCTTCTACTAAATATGTTCTAGCTTCACTTGATCTTGGTATAAAAACTTTATCCTCTTTTTGTAGAACTTCTTTTAGTAATTCTACTACAGATTCAGCTACAAATTTTTTTGGTAAAACATCTGGAATAATTCCATAATGTCTAAGTTCATCTGATGTTCCTGTTCCTATAGCTACAACTTTCAAGTTACCTAACTTTCTACTATCAAAATTAAGTTCAAACAATCTTTCAAAAAATATTTTAACAGCATTTCTACTAGTGAAAATTAAATAGTTAAATTCATTGATATATTCTATTCCATTATCAAGTTCCACATTACTAGGTATTTCTTCTATCTTAATTGCAGGAACTTCTATAGGATTTCCTCCAAGTTCAATTATTCTTTCCACAAGGTTACTACTTTGAACACGTGATCTAGTTACAACTATATTTTTCCCAAACAATGGTTTATTCTCAAAGAAATTTAATTTATCCCTAAGTGATACAACCTCACCTATTACAATAAGACTTGGTGAACTTATCTTTTCAGCCATAGCTTTTTCATATATATTTTCTAAATTTCCAACTACAACTTTTTGTTTTGTAGTACTTGCCCAATTTATTATAGCAGCTTTAGTAAATTTATTTTTTCCTTCTTTAATTAAAGAATTGCATATATTTTTTAAATTAGAAACTCCCATTAAAAATACTAAAGTTCCTTCTAATGAAGATATTGACTTCCAATTAAGTTCTGCTCCTTCTTCTTTTAAATGACCTGTTATAACATGAAAAGATGATGCATAATCTCTATGTGTAATTGGTATACCTGCATAGCAAAGCCCACCTATAGCTGATGTTATTCCAGGTATAACCTCAAATTTCACACCTTTTTTATTTAAATATTCTCCTTCTTCTCCACCTCTACCAAAAACATAGGGATCTCCACCCTTCAATCTTGTAACTATTTTTCCCGTTTTAGCTTTATGTACTATAATATCATTGATTTCATCTTGAGTTTTAGTATGATTACTAGACTTTTTTCCAACATAAATAAATTCACAAGTTTCTTTAGCCTCTTTCAAAAGCCTACTACTTGCTAATCTATCATAAACAATTACATCTGATTTTTTTATACATTCCATACCTTTTAAAGTTATAAGTTTGTAATCTCCCGGACCTGCTCCTACTAAAAATACTTTTCCATTCATATTAATTTATCTCCTTAAGTACAATTTTGGCAAGTTCATAACCAATATACTCTGCCTCATCAATACTTCCAACTAAAGTTTTTCTTACTATTTTTGAAGCATCTTCTTTTCCTAATAGACCTGTAACTTCTACAGTATCTTTATTTATACTACAAAGTGCTCCTATTGGAACATGACATCCACCATTGACACCTTTTAAAAAAGCTCTTTCCGCTTCTGCTTGAATCGTAGATATTTCATCTTCTATGGACTTTAATATATTCTCTAAATCTTTTCTTCCTCTTTTTATCTCTAATGCTAATATTCCCTGAGCAGGAGAAGGTAACATAATATCTTTTTCTAAATAAAAAATATTATAATCAATTTTATCTTCCAAGCCTAATCTCTTTATCCCAGCACTAGCTAAAACTATTCCATCTAAATTTTCAGTTTCTATTTTTTTTATTCTAGTATCAACATTTCCCCTTATAGGTACTATTTTTAAATCATTTCTGTAATCTAAAAGCTGATATTTTCTTCTTTTACTACCTGTACCTATTTTAGCTCCTTTAGGTAGTTCATCAATAGATTTATATTTTTTATTCAAAATTAAAACATCCCTATAATCTTCTCTTACTGGTACATAAGAGAACTTCAACTCTTCAGGAATATCCGTAGACATGTCTTTCATACTATGAACAGCTAAGTCTATTTGTCCATTTATTAATTGTTCTTCAATTTCCTGAACAAACAATCCCTTGCCTCCAATTTTATCCAAAGGCATGTGCTGAATTCTATCCCCTTTTGTGGATATTATTTTAATTTCAAAATTTACTTGTGGATGATTCTCCTTTATTTTATCAATAACCCAGTTAGTTTGGGTAAGTGCAAGTTTACTTCCTCTAGAACCTACTATTATTTTCATAATAACCCCCCCAGTATTTATACTATACTTATCTATTCTCCTTTATAAAAATCTTAATTTCATCTAAACTCATATTAATAAGATTTTTTAAGATTTCTTTTTTAGCATCGTCTTTAAATTTTCTAATCACAATGTTCCTAGCTTCTCCTAAAAGAACTATATATTCTTCATATTTATTTGAATATTTTTTTTCTATTTCTTGTTTTATTTTAGCTGCAAGCATAGGACTTTTGCCCATGGTAGAAATTGAAATTACAAGGTCCCCACGTTTTACAGATGAGGGAACTATAAAATCCGAACTATTTATATCATCAACTATATTACAAAGAATATTTTTTTCTTTGCAGCATACACTTATTTTCTTATTTATACTTTTATTCGATGTTGCTCCTATTACTAAATATGAATTTTTAATATAACTGTCATTATAACAATCTATTATTATATTTAGTTTACTTAAATATATTTTTTTTAAATCATTAAACTCATTTATTAATTGAGGTGAAATTAATATAACATTTGCTCCAAATTCTAATAACTTTTTTGTTTTTCTAAATGCTACTTTTCCTCCACCTACAACTACAACATTTCTATTCCTTATATCCAACATTAAAGGATAGTACATATTTACACACCCTTTTAAAAATTAAACAAGTTATTTATACTATCTATATATTTGTTTATTTCTTTTTCATTATTTAATTCTTTAAGATTCAATATAGGTTCTTTAATTACTTTTTTTAAAGCCCCCAATAACATTTTTTCTAATATTTCTTCATCTCTCTTGCTTAAATTTATTCTTCTATTTATATATCCTAAGTATTCATTCCCAATATCTTCACATCTATCATTTAATTCTTTTATAGTAATATCTACTTTTAAAGATTCCATCCAATTAACAAACTCATTAACTTTTGATTCAATTATATCTTTCGCTATTTTAGATAGTTCTTCCCTTTTTATTTTATTACTATCTGAAATATTTTTAAAATTATCTACATCATAAAGATGTATATTTTTTAATTCTTCAACACCTTTTTCTACATCTCTTGGAAGTGCCAAATCCATTATATATAATGGATTTTTTATATTTTTCAACTCATTATGAGTAATTACTATATGAGGTGCAGATGTGGCAGTTATAAGTATGTCTACATCTTCTAATATTTTAGATTTACTTTCATATTTTACAGGTTTTATTTTAGGAAATTCTTTAAGTAAGTCTATTACATTATCATAAGTCCTATTTGCTACAAATATTTCTTGTAAATCTTCCCCTATTAAATGTTTCAGTGCTAATCGTCCCATTTCTCCTGCACCTATTATGCACGCTTTTTTTCCACATAGACTACCTATATTTTGTTTTAATAATTTTATTGCAATATAAACCATAGATATTGGAGTTTCTGAAACTTTAAGTTCACTTTTTATTTTTTTAGCTGAAGTTATGGCCTCTCTAAAAAGTTTATTTAATATTTTTTTACTAAGTTTATGCTGCATTGAAAATGCCATTGCATCTTTTACTTGTCCTAAAATTTGATCTTCACATAAAATCATAGAATCAAGTCCAGAAGATACATTATATATATGAAAAATTGCATCTATATTTTTTTTTATAAAAATATAATCATATATATTATCAACCTTTGAATATTCTTTATAAAAATCTATAATTATATCTATTTTATTATCTATATCCTCACTAGCTATATATATTTCACTTCTATTACAAGTTGATAATATAATTACCTCATCTATTCCCTTTTCAGTTAAATATTTTCCACATTTCATTTTTTGAGATGTAGAAAACGAAACTTTTTCCCTTATATCTATAGGTGTATTGTTGTACTTCATACCTACAATTGCTAAATTCATAATAACCTCCAAGCCCACTTATATAATGATAGATTTATCATTATTCTCCTAGTATTCAATTTTAGTATTATACCACAATATAAGATTATTTACTTATGTAAGTATAAGCAAATTTAAAGTCGTATGAAAAAATCATACGACTTTAAATTTTTTATTTACTTAATATTTCAGGTTTTCTTTCAATCATGTCATTACCCAATAAAACTTCTTGTGCCTTATTAAAACCTATTCTATCAAGCATTATTCCAAATCTTTCTCCTGGAATCCCATTTTCTTTGAAATATAATATTGCTTTCTCTATAAAATCTAATGCTTCTTCTTCATTAAATATTTTGTCCACTAAATATCCTGCTTTAGGATATTTACCCCATCTTCCACCTAAGTAAATTTTCATACCTTCTTCTTTTACTTCCATAGCACTAAAGTAACAATTCTCTATACATTTACCACAATTAATACACTTTTCTCTATCTATTGCTACCCTGTCCTCTACTTTATATACAGCTTTCATTCTACACTTTTCTATAACGGCACACTTACCACAGTTTTTACATTTCTCTAAATTCAATTCTGGTTTTCTTTGTGCCATAATTCCAAGATCATTTAAATTAGGTTTTATACAATTATTGGGACATCCTCCAACTGCAATTTTAAATTTATGTGGTAAAACTACATCATACCATCCTAAATAAAATCTCTCATGAATTTTTCTATTTAACTCTTGAGTATCTAATAATCCATAACTACATACTGTTCCCTTACAAGAAGTAACTGGTCTTACTCTCTTTCCTGTACCACCTGCATACATTCCGCCTTCTTTAAGTTCTTCTTTTACATTATCTATATCTTCGTATTTTATTCCACGTATTTCAATAGTTAATCTGGAGGTAAAACTCATATGTCCTTCTCCATATTTTTCTGAAATATCTGCTACTTTTTTTATTTTTTCAGAAGTCATAGTACCATTAACAGTTATAACCCTACATACAAAATGTTCTTTATCTTTTTCAAGTATATATCCTTGTCCCTTTAATTCTGCTATTTCCTTTGGACTTAATTTAACCATCTTTTCCCCTCCAAATATATTTAATTAATTTAATAATATTACTATTATATTATAAAATCCAATTAAAATTTATCATAATTCCATAACAAAAATTTATAGTTAATTTTTTCAATAAACACTTCTTCTTGTATTCTCTTAAACTTAAATTTATAGATAAAAACACATAACTCATTTACTAAGTTATGTGTTTTATTATATTTATATAATAAATTATTTACTATAAAATTAATGCAGCTATAGTTCCTCCTATAATTAAAGCTATATTATAATGAAGGAAAGTGGGAACACAAGTATCCCATATATGATTATGCTGCTTATCTACACTTAAACCTGATGTTGGTCCAAGTGTACTATCAGATGCTGGAGAACCTGCATCTCCTAGTGCCCCTGCAACTCCAATCAAAGCTATTATTCCTATAACACTAAACCCTAAATTTTGTGCTAACGGAACATAAATTGCAGCTAATATAGGTACAGTTCCAAAAGAAGTTCCTATACCTAATGTCACTAAAAGTCCTACTAAAAGCATTAATACTGCTCCAACTACTTTACTTCCCCCAATACCCATAGTTACTGATTGAACTAAAGTATTAACAGCTCCTGTTTCCCTAAGAACATTTCCATACCCACTTGCAACTAGCATTACAAAAGCAATTAATCCCATCATTATAATGCTTTCATTCATAAATTCATCTATCTTATTCCACTTTATTGTTCCAGTTATAATCATAAATACAATACCTGATAATGCTCCTAATGGTAATGATTTAGTTATAACCTGAACTACAAAAGCAATAACAGCTCCCAATAAAGCTAAATAATGAGTTTTATTCATCTTTAATTCTTCATCAGAATCATTAAAGTCATCAATTTTTACTTTTTTATATTCTCTTGGTTTTCTATAAGTTATAAATACAGCAACTAACAATCCTAATATCATAAATACTCCTGGAATCCATAATCCCTTCCATACCATATTTGTAGTTATATTTAAACCATTAGCTACCATCTCATCTCTTATAAGATTATGAAATGCAAGTCCAAATCCAACTGGAATAGTAACATACGGAAATTCAAGTCCAAAAGTTAAAGCACATGCTATTGCTCTTCTATCAATTTTTAGCTTGTTCATAAGTCCTAATAGTGATGGAATTATTATTGGAATAAATGCTATATGCACAGGAATAAGATTTTGTGAAAAACATGAAAAGAAAGCTAGTAATAAAATAAACAGTATTTTCTTTTCTTTAACCGCCTTGGATATCTTATTGCATAAAATTCTAGCAAGTCCTGTTTTACTTACAGCAACAGCTAATAAACCTAATAATACATAGCTTAGTGCAGTTTCCGAATTTCCTCCCATTCCATTTATAAGAGTTTCCATTGTAGTCGTAAGTGGTAATCCGGCAGCAAGTCCAGCTACTACTGAAGCAATCAATATTGATAAAATAACATTTAGATTTAAAAGACTTAAAATAATCATTATTATTACAGAAATAACTACTGGATTTAATAATACCAAATTTATACCCCCTTTAATTAAAATATATATTTTTAACTATTAATTTTATCTTCTCTTCTTGATTTACTATTTTAGCATACTAAAGCGTTAAAGTAAATAATTAATTTCTGGATTTTATAATTATTTTGTACCCTATTTCATATTGTGTAAATAGGATGATATTATAAGTAATTTAAATTCAATTATAAGGAGAGATTGATTTGAAAAATTTAGATCCAAAAAAACTGTCTGTAAATTTTCAACAGAATATACCTTCAACTAAACCTATTCTTCCTCGACGTTATACCTTAACCCATTGCGATGAAAAAGAAGATTTGTTTTTAGATATAGGATTTGATTATACTTATGATAAAATTAGCAATGCTAGAGATGAAGTATTTGCACAATGGATAGAATTAAATGGAGAACATATTTTAAGTGTGGATGTATATGTTGGTGGTTTAGAATTTGACTTTGTTAATCAATCTAAAAGATACGATATATTCAACAAAACACTCCCTATTGTATTATCTGCTATAAGATATGGCGATAGTGAATTATTTAAAGCTCATTCTGAACTCGACAATTCTGAAGTAATTGTTCATTTCCACTCTATATATCCTAGCTTCAATACTAAAAAATTCGTCGGATATATAAATAATTTTATTGATTAACTTATTTATAAAAATACGACATTTTGATTTATAGTTTTTACATTATATCTTAGTTAAAATGTGATAACATGTGGCTTTGTAAACCTTTTCTCGTCATTTTTTTACTTTTATTTATAAATTTTTATGTATTTTTAATAGTTTTTCTTGACATTCTTTTTTAAATATTATAATATTAAATTAAAGAATTATCAAAAGTCACATTATATGTTTTTATTAATAAGACATATTAGATAATTTTGAATCATCCCCCTGATACAAACTTACAAACTTACAAACAATAAAAAAGCCACCCGCGAAGGTGGTTTTTTTATGTCTTTATTATTTGTCCTATCTATATAAAACATATAATTATATCTTTACAAATATCATCCTTGTTTAACCAAACAAATATATAAACTGAATGTATCACTTTTTTTAAATATTTAACTAAAATTTAA containing:
- a CDS encoding 4Fe-4S binding protein: MVKLSPKEIAELKGQGYILEKDKEHFVCRVITVNGTMTSEKIKKVADISEKYGEGHMSFTSRLTIEIRGIKYEDIDNVKEELKEGGMYAGGTGKRVRPVTSCKGTVCSYGLLDTQELNRKIHERFYLGWYDVVLPHKFKIAVGGCPNNCIKPNLNDLGIMAQRKPELNLEKCKNCGKCAVIEKCRMKAVYKVEDRVAIDREKCINCGKCIENCYFSAMEVKEEGMKIYLGGRWGKYPKAGYLVDKIFNEEEALDFIEKAILYFKENGIPGERFGIMLDRIGFNKAQEVLLGNDMIERKPEILSK
- a CDS encoding Na+/H+ antiporter family protein, whose protein sequence is MVLLNPVVISVIIMIILSLLNLNVILSILIASVVAGLAAGLPLTTTMETLINGMGGNSETALSYVLLGLLAVAVSKTGLARILCNKISKAVKEKKILFILLLAFFSCFSQNLIPVHIAFIPIIIPSLLGLMNKLKIDRRAIACALTFGLEFPYVTIPVGFGLAFHNLIRDEMVANGLNITTNMVWKGLWIPGVFMILGLLVAVFITYRKPREYKKVKIDDFNDSDEELKMNKTHYLALLGAVIAFVVQVITKSLPLGALSGIVFMIITGTIKWNKIDEFMNESIIMMGLIAFVMLVASGYGNVLRETGAVNTLVQSVTMGIGGSKVVGAVLMLLVGLLVTLGIGTSFGTVPILAAIYVPLAQNLGFSVIGIIALIGVAGALGDAGSPASDSTLGPTSGLSVDKQHNHIWDTCVPTFLHYNIALIIGGTIAALIL
- a CDS encoding staygreen family protein; this translates as MKNLDPKKLSVNFQQNIPSTKPILPRRYTLTHCDEKEDLFLDIGFDYTYDKISNARDEVFAQWIELNGEHILSVDVYVGGLEFDFVNQSKRYDIFNKTLPIVLSAIRYGDSELFKAHSELDNSEVIVHFHSIYPSFNTKKFVGYINNFID
- the hemA gene encoding glutamyl-tRNA reductase, giving the protein MNLAIVGMKYNNTPIDIREKVSFSTSQKMKCGKYLTEKGIDEVIILSTCNRSEIYIASEDIDNKIDIIIDFYKEYSKVDNIYDYIFIKKNIDAIFHIYNVSSGLDSMILCEDQILGQVKDAMAFSMQHKLSKKILNKLFREAITSAKKIKSELKVSETPISMVYIAIKLLKQNIGSLCGKKACIIGAGEMGRLALKHLIGEDLQEIFVANRTYDNVIDLLKEFPKIKPVKYESKSKILEDVDILITATSAPHIVITHNELKNIKNPLYIMDLALPRDVEKGVEELKNIHLYDVDNFKNISDSNKIKREELSKIAKDIIESKVNEFVNWMESLKVDITIKELNDRCEDIGNEYLGYINRRINLSKRDEEILEKMLLGALKKVIKEPILNLKELNNEKEINKYIDSINNLFNF